From Hymenobacter sedentarius, a single genomic window includes:
- a CDS encoding alpha-galactosidase — protein MLLCYLCCFLLLFTRFVPAMAQTTPPIAIETEHVSLVLAVGDKQRIFQTYLGPKLAATDHQVLPNRHEAYVPAGTDNLFEPALRVVHTDGNPSLALAFADVKTSKPADGVTTTTIRLRDPRYPVDVQLHFTAYYKEDVIKTWTEITHRENQPVVLTSYASAMLHFDARQYWLTQFHGDWAEEAKQVESQLTSGIKVIDTKLGTRAGWYQTPSFFLGLDKPAEETTGDVLAGSLAWTGNFRLAFELDNQNSLRMSAGINPYASEYTLPANQPFVTPEFIFTYSTTGKGQASRNLHRWARRHGGTLDGTQPRLTLLNNWEATFFDFNEAKLDRLMGDAAKLGVDLFLLDDGWFGNKYPRKDDTQGLGDWQTTKSKLPNGVGHLVKTATKQGIKFGIWLEPEMVNPKSELAEKHPDWLLKLPNRPDDLYRNQLVLDLNNPKVQDFVYRTVDEQLSQGVAYVKWDCNRMISSGYSQYLGKDQSHLYVDYVRGLYKVLERVRQKYPHLPMMLCSGGGARAEYGGLKYFTEFWASDNTDAFERIFIQWGFSQFFPSNTIASHVTNWNRQHTLKFRTDVAMMGKLGYDIEVEKMTSDELKFSQQAVKEYKRLSPIIWQGDLFRLRSPYEGNQASLLYVDEAQRQAVLFGYNLHTRFLETVLPVKLQGLDPAKRYKLTEINLMPGQKSELAANGQTYSGDYLMKVGVVLSDREAKPLTSHVFELTAE, from the coding sequence CTTGGACCCAAGCTAGCCGCTACCGACCACCAGGTGCTGCCCAACCGCCACGAGGCCTATGTGCCGGCCGGCACCGACAACCTGTTTGAGCCTGCCCTGCGCGTGGTGCACACTGATGGCAACCCCTCGCTGGCGCTGGCATTTGCCGACGTGAAAACCAGCAAGCCGGCCGATGGCGTGACCACAACCACCATCCGCCTGCGCGACCCCAGATACCCGGTAGACGTGCAGCTGCACTTCACAGCTTACTACAAAGAGGACGTCATCAAAACCTGGACGGAAATCACGCACCGCGAAAACCAGCCGGTGGTGCTCACCAGCTACGCCTCGGCCATGCTGCACTTCGACGCCCGGCAGTACTGGCTAACCCAGTTCCACGGCGATTGGGCCGAGGAAGCCAAGCAGGTGGAAAGCCAGCTCACCAGTGGCATCAAGGTCATTGACACCAAGCTGGGCACCCGCGCCGGCTGGTACCAGACGCCGAGCTTCTTCCTGGGCCTCGACAAGCCCGCCGAGGAAACCACCGGCGACGTGCTGGCCGGTTCCCTGGCTTGGACCGGCAACTTCCGCCTGGCGTTTGAACTGGACAATCAGAACTCGCTGCGGATGTCGGCGGGCATCAACCCTTACGCCTCGGAGTATACGCTGCCGGCCAATCAGCCGTTCGTGACGCCGGAGTTCATCTTCACCTACAGCACCACCGGCAAGGGCCAGGCCTCGCGCAATCTGCACCGCTGGGCCCGCCGCCACGGCGGCACCCTCGACGGCACCCAGCCACGCCTCACGCTGCTCAACAACTGGGAAGCCACGTTTTTTGACTTCAACGAAGCCAAGCTCGACCGCCTGATGGGCGACGCCGCTAAGCTCGGTGTTGACCTATTCTTGCTCGACGACGGCTGGTTTGGCAACAAGTACCCGCGCAAGGACGACACCCAGGGCCTCGGCGACTGGCAAACCACCAAAAGCAAGCTGCCCAACGGCGTGGGCCATCTGGTGAAAACCGCTACCAAGCAAGGCATCAAATTCGGCATCTGGCTGGAGCCCGAAATGGTGAACCCCAAGAGCGAGCTGGCCGAAAAACATCCCGACTGGCTGCTCAAACTGCCCAACCGCCCCGACGACCTCTACCGCAACCAGCTGGTGCTGGACCTCAACAATCCCAAGGTGCAGGATTTCGTGTATCGCACCGTGGACGAGCAGCTCAGCCAAGGCGTGGCCTACGTGAAGTGGGACTGCAACCGCATGATTAGCAGCGGCTACTCACAGTACCTGGGCAAAGACCAGTCGCACCTCTACGTTGACTACGTGCGCGGCCTGTACAAAGTGCTCGAGCGCGTGCGCCAGAAGTACCCGCACCTGCCCATGATGCTCTGCTCCGGTGGCGGCGCCCGCGCCGAGTACGGGGGGCTGAAATACTTCACCGAATTCTGGGCCTCCGACAACACCGATGCCTTCGAGCGCATCTTCATTCAGTGGGGCTTCTCGCAATTTTTCCCCTCGAACACCATCGCCAGCCACGTCACCAACTGGAACCGCCAGCACACCCTGAAATTCCGCACCGACGTGGCCATGATGGGCAAGTTGGGCTATGACATCGAGGTGGAGAAAATGACCAGTGACGAGCTCAAATTCAGCCAGCAGGCCGTGAAGGAATACAAGCGCCTGAGCCCCATTATCTGGCAGGGCGACCTGTTCCGCCTGCGCTCGCCCTACGAGGGCAACCAAGCCTCGCTGCTGTACGTGGACGAAGCCCAGCGCCAGGCCGTGCTCTTCGGCTACAACCTGCACACCCGTTTCCTCGAAACCGTGCTGCCCGTAAAGCTCCAGGGCCTCGACCCTGCCAAACGCTACAAGCTCACGGAAATCAACCTCATGCCCGGCCAGAAGTCTGAGCTGGCTGCCAACGGCCAAACCTACTCCGGCGACTACCTGATGAAGGTCGGCGTGGTGCTGAGCGACCGCGAAGCCAAGCCCCTCACCAGCCACGTCTTTGAGTTGACGGCGGAGTAA
- a CDS encoding glycoside hydrolase family 43 protein yields MQAPQITHKLSIRSALGLRLPGLLALALSASAAVAQTVPAAPATLGATVGGNPIIKSKYTADPAAMVQKGTVYLYTGHDEAPARQERYVMNEWLCFSSTDMVNWTEHPVPLKVLDFAWAKGDAWASQVIARNGKFYWYAAVEHGTIPGKSIGVAVADSPTGPFKDARGSALIANNMTTDDKHPWDDIDPTVFIDSKGQAYLFWGNVTCYYAKLKPNMTELDGPIQTVKLPQFTEAPWVHEHNGWYYLSYASQFPEKIVYAMSRSLEGPWEYKGILNEIAGNSNTNHQAIIDFKGQSYFIYHNGSINPDGGSFRRSVCIDNLYYNKDGTMKRVVMTTEGVKAAK; encoded by the coding sequence ATGCAGGCTCCTCAGATTACTCACAAACTGTCTATTCGCTCGGCACTCGGCCTTCGGCTGCCCGGCTTGCTGGCCCTCGCCCTGTCAGCATCGGCAGCGGTGGCGCAAACCGTGCCGGCTGCCCCCGCTACGCTGGGCGCGACGGTGGGCGGCAACCCCATCATCAAAAGCAAGTACACCGCCGACCCCGCGGCCATGGTGCAGAAGGGCACGGTGTACCTCTACACCGGCCACGACGAAGCCCCCGCCCGTCAGGAGCGCTACGTTATGAACGAGTGGTTGTGCTTTTCCTCGACGGACATGGTGAACTGGACCGAGCACCCGGTGCCGCTCAAGGTGTTGGACTTTGCTTGGGCTAAGGGCGATGCCTGGGCCTCGCAGGTGATTGCGCGCAACGGCAAGTTCTACTGGTACGCGGCCGTAGAGCACGGCACCATTCCGGGCAAGTCCATTGGGGTGGCCGTGGCCGATAGCCCGACCGGGCCATTCAAAGACGCCCGCGGCTCGGCGCTCATTGCCAACAACATGACCACGGACGACAAGCACCCGTGGGACGACATCGACCCAACGGTTTTCATCGACAGCAAGGGCCAAGCGTACCTTTTTTGGGGCAACGTGACCTGCTACTACGCCAAGCTCAAACCGAACATGACCGAGCTCGACGGCCCCATCCAAACCGTGAAATTGCCGCAGTTTACCGAAGCGCCGTGGGTGCATGAGCACAACGGCTGGTACTACTTGAGCTACGCCTCACAATTCCCCGAGAAAATCGTGTACGCCATGAGCCGCAGCCTCGAAGGGCCGTGGGAATACAAGGGAATTTTGAATGAAATAGCTGGCAATTCCAACACCAACCACCAGGCTATCATCGACTTCAAAGGCCAGTCGTACTTCATCTACCACAACGGCAGTATCAACCCCGACGGCGGCAGCTTCCGCCGTTCGGTGTGTATCGACAACCTGTATTACAACAAGGACGGCACCATGAAGCGTGTGGTGATGACGACGGAAGGTGTGAAGGCAGCGAAGTAA
- a CDS encoding bifunctional transaldolase/phosoglucose isomerase: protein MNPLVAIREFDQSLWLDFISRPILIDGKLQRRITDEALRGVTSNPAIFAKSIGDSTDYDSAIKALALQGKTTDEIYTSLAVADVQQACDLFRPLYDREHTSSDGYVSLEVSPTLVNDTEGTIEEGLRLWKTVDRPNVMIKVPATLEGLPAIRRLIAEGVNVNVTLIFGLERYRLVTEAFLAGLEDRAQAGLPLARIDSVASFFLSRIDVLIDPMLERIAAEGGEKGALAQSLVGEVALASAKLAYQMYKEIFSGPRWEALQAQGAETQRLLWASTGNKNPKYDDLKYVENLIGPKTVNTVPVETLDIFRERGKPAVRLEEGLDKAREVLRRLPELGINLEEQTNFLEVDGAKKFNEPFGKLMESIEKKRAAALTQTVVAQDMQLGQYQAAVDAKIQELNDKNFTNGFWDKKADLWVQDEAGQHSIRSFMGWLRVAETMVGRVPEIEQFVNEIKAAGFKHVVVMGMGGSTMAPIVFKAAFEQGTNGLPMSVLDTTDPGTVRQIEASVPLAETLFIVASKSGTTAEPLAFGDYFYAKLKELKGDKAGENFVAITDPGSKFVTDATAAGYRRIFLNFPEVGGRFSALSYFGLVPAALYGLPIGELLERAILMMRACGAYGAVETNPGLELGAALGVLAEQGRDKLTLVVPNSLADLGLWLEQLIAESTGKEGKGILPVAGEPLGDVSIYGNDRVFVYVGYEGQTDADNTARLQQLQQAGHPVITILMKDALDLGQEFYRWEVATAVASAVFGINPFDQPNVQAAKTATDGLMKVVESQGSLPEKSQPVANENGVTYYSTVSGSNAAEVLKAFFAQARPGDFLCLQAYLTETPAVSECLQELRRRVQQALHIATTSGYGPRFLHSTGQYHKGGPDTGLFVQFTDDNPQDLALPGRSYTFGTFKNAQALGDLEALQSYHRRTLRVHLGKGAEAGLKTMLAALPLA from the coding sequence ATGAACCCTCTCGTTGCCATTCGCGAGTTTGACCAGAGCCTCTGGCTGGATTTTATCAGTCGACCCATCCTGATTGACGGCAAGTTGCAGCGCCGCATCACCGACGAAGCCCTGCGCGGCGTAACGTCCAACCCGGCCATTTTTGCCAAATCCATCGGCGACAGCACCGACTACGATTCGGCCATCAAGGCGCTGGCCCTGCAAGGCAAAACGACCGACGAAATCTACACCAGCCTGGCCGTGGCCGACGTGCAGCAGGCCTGCGACCTGTTTCGCCCGCTCTACGACCGCGAGCACACCAGCAGCGACGGCTACGTGAGCCTAGAAGTATCGCCCACGCTGGTGAATGACACGGAAGGCACCATCGAGGAGGGCCTGCGCCTGTGGAAAACGGTGGACCGGCCCAACGTGATGATAAAAGTGCCGGCCACGTTGGAAGGCCTGCCCGCCATCCGCCGCCTCATTGCCGAGGGCGTGAACGTGAACGTGACCCTGATTTTTGGGCTCGAGCGCTACCGTTTGGTAACGGAAGCCTTTTTGGCGGGCCTAGAAGACCGCGCGCAAGCCGGCCTGCCCCTGGCCCGCATCGACTCGGTGGCCAGCTTCTTCCTAAGCCGCATCGACGTGCTGATTGACCCCATGCTGGAGCGCATCGCGGCTGAAGGCGGCGAGAAAGGCGCCCTGGCGCAGAGCCTGGTGGGCGAAGTGGCCCTGGCCAGCGCCAAGCTGGCCTACCAGATGTACAAGGAGATTTTCTCGGGCCCGCGCTGGGAGGCGCTGCAGGCCCAGGGTGCCGAAACCCAGCGCCTGCTGTGGGCCAGCACCGGCAACAAAAACCCGAAATACGATGACCTGAAGTACGTCGAAAACCTCATCGGCCCGAAAACGGTGAACACCGTGCCCGTGGAAACGCTCGACATTTTCCGCGAACGCGGCAAACCCGCCGTACGCCTCGAAGAAGGCCTCGACAAGGCCCGCGAAGTGCTGCGCCGCCTGCCCGAGCTGGGCATTAACCTGGAAGAGCAAACCAACTTCCTGGAAGTGGACGGCGCCAAGAAATTCAACGAGCCCTTCGGCAAGCTCATGGAGTCGATTGAGAAGAAGCGCGCGGCAGCCCTGACCCAGACCGTGGTGGCACAGGACATGCAGTTGGGCCAGTACCAGGCCGCCGTGGATGCGAAGATTCAGGAGCTCAACGACAAGAATTTCACCAACGGTTTCTGGGACAAAAAGGCCGACCTCTGGGTGCAGGACGAGGCCGGGCAGCACAGCATCCGCAGCTTTATGGGCTGGCTGCGCGTGGCCGAAACGATGGTGGGCCGCGTGCCCGAAATTGAGCAGTTTGTAAACGAGATAAAGGCCGCCGGCTTCAAGCACGTGGTGGTGATGGGCATGGGCGGCAGCACCATGGCGCCCATCGTGTTCAAAGCCGCGTTTGAGCAGGGCACCAACGGCCTGCCGATGTCGGTGCTCGACACCACCGACCCCGGCACGGTGCGCCAGATTGAAGCGTCGGTGCCGCTGGCCGAGACGCTATTCATCGTGGCCAGTAAATCCGGCACCACGGCCGAGCCGCTGGCCTTCGGCGACTATTTCTACGCCAAACTGAAGGAGCTGAAGGGCGACAAAGCCGGCGAAAACTTCGTGGCCATCACCGACCCGGGCTCCAAGTTCGTGACCGACGCCACGGCTGCCGGCTACCGCCGCATCTTCCTGAACTTCCCGGAAGTAGGCGGGCGCTTTTCGGCCCTCTCCTACTTCGGGCTGGTGCCGGCCGCGCTGTATGGCCTGCCCATCGGCGAGCTGTTGGAGCGCGCCATTCTGATGATGCGCGCCTGCGGAGCTTATGGTGCGGTAGAAACCAACCCCGGCCTGGAGCTGGGCGCCGCACTGGGCGTACTCGCTGAGCAGGGCCGCGACAAGCTCACGCTCGTCGTGCCCAACTCCCTGGCTGACCTGGGTTTGTGGCTGGAGCAACTCATCGCCGAAAGCACCGGCAAGGAAGGCAAAGGCATTCTGCCGGTGGCTGGTGAGCCGCTCGGCGACGTGAGCATCTACGGCAACGACCGGGTGTTTGTGTACGTGGGCTACGAGGGCCAGACAGATGCCGACAACACGGCCCGACTGCAGCAATTGCAGCAGGCCGGCCACCCGGTCATCACCATCCTGATGAAGGACGCGCTGGACCTGGGCCAGGAGTTTTACCGCTGGGAAGTGGCCACGGCCGTAGCCAGCGCCGTGTTCGGCATCAACCCCTTCGACCAGCCCAACGTGCAGGCCGCCAAAACCGCCACCGACGGCCTGATGAAGGTGGTGGAAAGCCAGGGCAGCCTGCCCGAAAAGAGCCAGCCCGTGGCTAACGAAAACGGCGTAACCTACTACTCGACCGTGAGCGGCAGCAACGCCGCTGAAGTACTGAAGGCGTTTTTTGCCCAGGCCCGCCCCGGCGACTTCCTCTGCCTGCAGGCCTACCTGACCGAGACGCCGGCTGTGAGCGAGTGCCTCCAGGAGCTGCGCCGCCGTGTGCAGCAGGCCCTGCACATTGCCACCACCTCGGGCTACGGCCCGCGCTTCCTGCACAGCACCGGCCAGTACCACAAAGGCGGCCCCGATACGGGCCTGTTCGTGCAGTTCACCGACGACAACCCGCAGGACCTGGCGCTGCCCGGCCGCTCCTACACCTTCGGCACCTTCAAGAATGCCCAGGCCCTGGGCGACCTGGAGGCGCTGCAGAGCTACCACCGCCGCACTCTGCGCGTGCACCTGGGCAAGGGCGCCGAAGCCGGGCTGAAAACGATGCTGGCGGCGCTACCACTGGCTTAA
- a CDS encoding arabinan endo-1,5-alpha-L-arabinosidase, whose product MPKLLLLALLLTCLGATAQTAPAATGAIPAHDPVMIRQQGTYYLFCTGNGITVWSSADRKTWKPEKPVFAAPPAWAVAAVPSFKGHIWAPDISFANGQYSLFYSVSAFGKNTSCIGLATNKTLDPASPDFKWVDHGRVIQSVPGRDMWNAIDPNLARDAAGAPWLTFGSFWDGIKLVKLRPDLTAPAQPEQWRTIAHRSRDPKLNDSLPGDGAIEGPFIFKKGGFYYLFTSFDYCCRGPQSTYKMMVGRAAGITGPYVDRAGVALDQGGGTVVLAGDSKWYGVGHNAVCSFDNVDYLVFHGYDASDRGRPKLRIEKLSWDKEGWPAVAAAQ is encoded by the coding sequence ATGCCCAAACTGCTTCTACTTGCGCTGCTGCTAACCTGCCTCGGGGCCACCGCCCAAACCGCGCCCGCTGCTACGGGAGCCATTCCGGCCCACGACCCGGTCATGATTCGGCAACAGGGCACGTATTATTTGTTTTGCACCGGCAACGGCATCACGGTGTGGTCGTCGGCCGACCGCAAAACCTGGAAGCCGGAGAAACCGGTGTTTGCCGCACCGCCGGCCTGGGCCGTGGCCGCCGTGCCCAGCTTTAAAGGGCATATCTGGGCTCCCGACATTTCCTTTGCCAACGGCCAGTACAGCCTGTTTTACTCGGTATCGGCGTTTGGCAAGAACACCTCGTGCATCGGGCTGGCTACCAACAAAACGTTGGACCCAGCCTCGCCCGACTTCAAGTGGGTCGACCACGGCCGGGTCATTCAGTCGGTGCCGGGGCGCGACATGTGGAACGCCATCGACCCCAACCTGGCGCGCGACGCGGCCGGCGCGCCCTGGCTTACGTTTGGCTCGTTTTGGGACGGCATCAAGCTCGTGAAGCTGCGGCCCGACCTCACGGCGCCCGCCCAGCCCGAGCAGTGGCGCACCATCGCCCACCGCTCGCGCGACCCCAAGCTCAACGACTCGCTGCCCGGCGACGGCGCCATCGAAGGCCCGTTCATCTTCAAAAAAGGCGGTTTTTACTACCTCTTCACCTCCTTTGACTACTGCTGCCGCGGACCCCAAAGCACCTACAAAATGATGGTAGGCCGCGCCGCCGGCATCACCGGCCCGTACGTGGACCGCGCCGGCGTGGCGCTGGACCAGGGCGGCGGCACCGTGGTGCTGGCCGGCGACAGCAAGTGGTACGGCGTGGGCCACAACGCCGTGTGCAGCTTCGACAACGTGGACTACCTGGTTTTTCACGGCTACGATGCCTCTGACCGGGGCCGCCCCAAGCTGCGCATCGAAAAATTGAGCTGGGACAAGGAGGGCTGGCCGGCCGTAGCCGCGGCACAATAG
- a CDS encoding LacI family DNA-binding transcriptional regulator has translation MAARRNLPKPTDAASSPVSMADLARELGVSMTTISRALSDHHSIGPATKQAVLKLAKKLNYQPNHLAAALRKGKSKLLGVIVPYIEGRFFASVVHGIETAASKAGYSVIICQSSEDVAQERKNVETLLSAQVAGILVSVSRNTLDFRHFEKVRKHGVPLVFFDRILEGDNVNAVVLNDRGGANQATRHLLEQGCRRVAHLAGPLHLNIYKNRRQGYLDALESFGIAPDESLIMDCDMTLESGAACMAQLLELPNPPDAVFSAGDSAILGALQLLKSRGIRVPQDVALAGFSNEALTSVAEPMLTSVDQRCEEMGQAAFRLFKDLVDAEGTAFSQRQVVLQPQLFVRASSLRTGPA, from the coding sequence ATGGCAGCACGCCGCAACCTTCCGAAACCAACCGACGCGGCCAGCAGCCCCGTTTCCATGGCCGATTTGGCCCGGGAACTGGGCGTGTCCATGACCACGATTTCGCGGGCGCTGAGCGACCACCACAGCATCGGGCCGGCCACCAAGCAGGCCGTGCTCAAGCTGGCCAAAAAGCTCAATTACCAGCCCAACCACTTGGCCGCGGCCCTGCGCAAGGGCAAGAGCAAGCTGCTGGGCGTCATCGTGCCGTACATCGAGGGGCGGTTTTTTGCCTCCGTGGTGCACGGCATCGAAACGGCCGCCAGCAAGGCCGGCTACAGCGTGATTATCTGCCAGTCGAGCGAGGACGTGGCCCAGGAGCGCAAAAACGTGGAAACGCTGCTGAGTGCGCAGGTGGCCGGCATTCTGGTGTCGGTGTCGCGCAACACGCTGGACTTCCGGCATTTTGAGAAGGTGCGCAAGCACGGCGTGCCGCTGGTGTTTTTCGACCGCATTCTGGAGGGCGACAACGTGAACGCCGTGGTGCTCAACGACCGGGGCGGGGCCAACCAGGCCACCCGGCACCTGCTGGAGCAGGGCTGCCGCCGGGTGGCGCACCTGGCCGGCCCGCTGCACCTGAACATCTACAAAAACCGCCGCCAGGGTTACCTCGACGCCCTGGAAAGCTTTGGCATCGCGCCCGACGAAAGCCTGATAATGGACTGCGACATGACCCTGGAGAGTGGCGCCGCCTGCATGGCCCAACTGCTGGAACTGCCCAACCCGCCCGACGCCGTGTTCTCGGCCGGCGACTCGGCCATCCTAGGGGCATTGCAGCTGCTGAAGAGCCGCGGGATTCGGGTGCCGCAGGACGTGGCCCTGGCCGGTTTCAGCAACGAGGCCCTGACCTCCGTGGCCGAGCCCATGCTCACCTCCGTGGACCAACGCTGCGAGGAAATGGGCCAAGCGGCTTTCCGGCTGTTTAAGGACCTGGTGGATGCCGAGGGAACGGCGTTTTCGCAGCGGCAGGTGGTGCTGCAGCCCCAGCTGTTTGTGCGGGCCTCGTCGCTGCGCACCGGCCCCGCCTAA
- a CDS encoding alpha/beta fold hydrolase, translating to MSATPNQPTIVFLHGFAESREVWSDFTRSFPDGYRLLAPNLPGHGTNLAPVPDFSMEAQARYVIDYLNQKGCSEPVLLVCHSMGGYVALALAERWPQRVAGLALINSSALADTDEKRQNREKNIGFVEKYGVAKFMESFVRPLFAPSNRDKLTDARALLEEIGKVTPPTTITGALRGMAARPDRTAVLSIAQFPVLMVAGKHDVAVHFEDAVRQAALPAEGHALFLECSGHQAYLEQPEQTRRSVLALAAAVFGK from the coding sequence ATGTCTGCTACGCCCAACCAGCCCACCATCGTGTTTCTCCACGGCTTTGCCGAAAGCCGGGAGGTGTGGTCCGATTTCACTCGCTCCTTTCCCGATGGCTACCGGCTGCTCGCGCCCAACCTGCCCGGCCACGGCACCAACCTGGCGCCCGTGCCCGACTTCTCGATGGAGGCCCAGGCCCGCTACGTTATCGATTACCTCAACCAGAAAGGCTGCTCCGAACCCGTGCTGCTGGTGTGCCACAGCATGGGCGGCTACGTGGCCCTGGCCCTGGCCGAGCGCTGGCCCCAGCGCGTGGCCGGCCTGGCCCTCATCAACTCTTCGGCCCTGGCCGATACCGACGAGAAGCGCCAGAACCGCGAGAAGAACATCGGCTTCGTCGAAAAATATGGCGTGGCCAAGTTCATGGAATCCTTTGTGCGCCCGCTCTTTGCGCCCTCCAACCGCGACAAGCTGACCGATGCCCGCGCGCTGCTGGAAGAAATTGGCAAGGTCACGCCGCCCACCACCATCACCGGGGCGCTGCGCGGCATGGCCGCCCGCCCCGACCGCACGGCCGTGCTCAGCATCGCCCAATTCCCGGTGCTGATGGTAGCGGGCAAGCACGACGTCGCGGTGCACTTCGAAGACGCCGTGCGCCAGGCCGCGCTGCCCGCCGAGGGCCACGCGCTGTTTCTGGAATGCAGCGGGCACCAAGCGTATCTGGAGCAGCCGGAGCAGACCCGCCGGAGCGTATTGGCACTGGCGGCGGCCGTGTTTGGGAAGTAA
- a CDS encoding alpha/beta fold hydrolase translates to MSTTSRPVVVFLHGYLESPAIWAEFIGEHFADCHVLTPALPGYDGQDTPEEAYSLEAAADAVRAALEGAGAGHAVLVGHSMGGYVALAFAEKYPGLVAGLGLFHSSSLPDTDQDRERRGRNRAFIEEHGVAAFAEEFLQPQFAAEHRESMAHHLAQLKTLAAAVPQAVALAGLEAMGQRPDRRPVLEKATYPVLFIAGKEDKAVPPEKTHEESLLPDHSTVLWLANVGHLGFVERPADTRRAVRQLVQAAFD, encoded by the coding sequence ATGAGCACTACATCCCGGCCGGTAGTGGTTTTTCTGCACGGCTACCTCGAGAGTCCGGCCATCTGGGCCGAATTCATCGGCGAACATTTCGCCGACTGCCACGTGCTGACGCCCGCCTTGCCGGGCTACGATGGCCAGGACACACCCGAAGAAGCTTACTCCCTGGAAGCCGCCGCCGATGCCGTGCGCGCCGCGCTGGAAGGGGCCGGGGCCGGGCACGCCGTACTGGTGGGCCATAGCATGGGCGGCTACGTGGCCCTGGCCTTTGCCGAAAAATATCCCGGCCTGGTTGCCGGCCTCGGCCTGTTTCACTCCTCATCCCTGCCCGACACCGACCAGGACCGGGAACGCCGCGGCCGCAATCGCGCTTTTATTGAGGAGCACGGCGTGGCCGCCTTCGCCGAAGAGTTTTTGCAGCCCCAGTTTGCTGCCGAGCACCGCGAATCGATGGCCCACCACTTGGCCCAACTCAAGACCCTGGCTGCGGCGGTGCCCCAGGCCGTGGCCTTGGCGGGGCTGGAGGCCATGGGCCAGCGCCCCGACCGCCGCCCGGTGCTCGAAAAGGCCACCTATCCGGTGCTGTTTATCGCCGGGAAGGAAGACAAAGCCGTGCCACCCGAAAAAACGCACGAGGAAAGCCTGCTGCCCGACCACAGCACCGTGCTCTGGCTGGCCAACGTGGGCCACCTCGGCTTTGTGGAGCGGCCCGCCGATACCCGCCGGGCCGTGCGCCAGCTGGTGCAAGCGGCGTTCGACTAG
- a CDS encoding energy transducer TonB yields MSALLLAAASTVSAQDAVPSAAYDGPRFPGGPDSLRTFVYRSTRLAAPASDRQLVAQFELKGGQQPQNFKLLPPPRPFKAPLIKAGTAALGPLQAKMPNWAPGTPDPKATAEPKIFLPLDVSRPLASLPYAYADTNPVFPDAVALVPVSQTLSALDYSSHSLQHYIQRSTRYPAAALRQGQQGVVYAYFEVAETGAIEHTEIVGTAGDALDNEVLRALKTLPAATKPAMLQGRPVRVFYVVPLTFKMMMRGGA; encoded by the coding sequence ATGAGTGCGCTGCTTCTGGCGGCAGCCTCCACCGTTTCGGCCCAGGATGCGGTGCCATCGGCCGCGTACGATGGTCCGCGCTTCCCGGGTGGCCCCGATTCTTTGCGGACCTTCGTTTACCGCAGCACCCGGCTGGCTGCACCGGCTTCCGATAGGCAGCTGGTGGCGCAGTTTGAGCTAAAAGGGGGCCAGCAGCCCCAGAATTTCAAGCTCCTGCCTCCGCCCAGGCCGTTTAAAGCGCCGCTTATCAAAGCAGGCACCGCGGCCCTTGGCCCACTGCAGGCCAAGATGCCCAACTGGGCCCCCGGCACCCCCGACCCCAAGGCCACCGCCGAACCCAAAATCTTCCTGCCGCTGGATGTTAGCCGGCCCCTGGCCAGCCTCCCCTACGCGTATGCCGACACCAACCCGGTGTTTCCCGATGCCGTCGCGCTGGTACCGGTTTCCCAGACGCTTTCGGCCCTGGACTACTCCTCGCACAGCCTGCAGCACTATATTCAACGAAGCACCCGCTACCCCGCGGCGGCCTTGCGCCAAGGCCAGCAGGGCGTGGTATACGCTTACTTCGAGGTAGCCGAAACGGGCGCAATCGAGCACACCGAAATAGTGGGCACGGCCGGCGATGCGCTTGACAACGAAGTACTACGGGCCCTGAAAACACTGCCCGCGGCTACCAAACCAGCCATGCTGCAAGGCCGGCCGGTGCGCGTATTCTACGTGGTGCCCCTCACCTTCAAAATGATGATGCGCGGCGGAGCGTAG
- a CDS encoding SPW repeat domain-containing protein: MKPISPKVHGVLDYATCAFFALAPSLFNLHGAYATVCYVLAGGYLVLSLLTSMPLGLLRVIPFPVHGKLELVSGLVFLASPWLFGFADDSPTARNLFIAIGLVTLVVYFLTDWAGQTQDAGHGRTMPEAGARPHGAT; encoded by the coding sequence ATGAAGCCCATTTCGCCCAAGGTGCACGGCGTGCTCGATTATGCCACCTGCGCCTTTTTTGCCCTGGCGCCGTCCTTGTTCAACCTGCACGGCGCCTACGCCACCGTTTGCTACGTGCTGGCGGGCGGCTACCTCGTCTTATCGCTGCTTACGAGCATGCCGCTGGGGCTGCTGCGTGTCATCCCGTTTCCGGTGCACGGCAAGCTGGAGCTGGTCAGCGGCCTGGTATTTCTGGCCTCGCCCTGGCTGTTTGGCTTTGCCGATGACAGCCCAACGGCCCGCAACCTGTTCATCGCCATTGGCTTGGTTACGCTGGTGGTGTATTTCCTCACCGATTGGGCTGGCCAAACGCAGGATGCCGGCCACGGCCGCACCATGCCCGAAGCGGGCGCCCGGCCGCACGGCGCTACGTAA